CTTCTTTGCCCAGCGCTACTATATCCGGGGCGTGGTATTGAGCGGCATGAAAGGATAGGAGGCCGAATCAGCCATTTGGGTGCGTTCCAAATTTTGGGGGAAAGCGGGCGCAGCACGCTGCGTCCGTCGGAGGGCCGACACCGGGGACCCTGGTGCCCCCGAGGCTGTAGGGCCCGTTTCCATCCGGGACCGCATTCGCGCGGTATGGAAACCGCACCTATCGGCCAAAAATCTGGGACACATCCTTTTTTTTGTTTGACAAACAAATCTCCTCCTGTTATAGTCTGGCGTATCATCGGTCATATCCACGCTGCTGTACTCGATTACACCGGCTCTGCTTCTCCCCTTTTTGACAAATCGGGTATGCGTGTTGAACACACTCAACCTGATTGATCTGTCAGACGGCGAGTCGGATAACAACGCCGACGTCGTTCAAGTCTTGCGTACGGTTTTGTAGAAGGCCGCATCCCCCCTGTCCATGGTTCTCATGGGATGTGAAACCTCTGAACAAATCGAATTCGCCCGTTGAGATTTGACTCTACGAACCGTTCTCTACGGCCTCAATGGCGTGGAAAACGGAGGATTCGGTTCGAGCTGAAGCGCGTATTGGTAAGGCAAGTGTCTGGTTGTTGACGGGCGATCGTCCGCGCGAAAGCCGGCAAGATGCCCATCATTCGATCATTTTTAGGAGGAAAAGATCATGAAGATGCTTGACAGGAAGCTCAGCCGGCGGCGATTTCTCGCGATCTCAGCGGCCAGCACGGGGGCCATCCTGGCCGCAGCCTGTGCACCAGCACAGGCACCATCTGCTGGCAGCGGAGAAGTTTCTGCACCGGCCAATGCCACTCAGACGGTCATCTACTGGGATTGGTGGGGACCGACCGGGAGTGCAGCCAATCAGGCGCTTTTTGAAAGGCTGCCCAATGCTCTCCAGGAACATCGTGCAGATCTAGAGCTCGACTACCAGAATGTGCCCTTTGGGGAATATTTCCGTAAATTTTTAGCCGCTCACGCAGCCGGGGATGTGCCCGACGTGATGCATTGTTCCGTCTATTGGGCACGGGACTTTTTTGACAGAGGTGCAATCCTTGATTTGATGCCGTTTATTGAAGTAACGCCAGATCTGGCACCTGAACAATTTATCCCCGGTTCATTGTTGCAGGCGACCAAGGGACCGGCTCAGTATGGCGTCCCCGGTGAAGGCCCCGACAGTAATCAGATTTTCTTCAACCTGGATCTCTTCGAAGAAGCGGGTGTAACCACCGATGCCGACGAGATCGCCACCTGGGACTGGAACGATTTCACAGATGCGGCTAAGGAACTCACCAAGATGGATGGTGATGAAGTAGTCCAGTCTGGTTTCTTAGTGGCAACTCCCACGGCGCAGACGTTGAGTGTCTGGGCCAGCTGCCATGGTGTCGACTTTTACAGCAAAAACGCCGATGGAATTGAGAACGGCGTTGGTTTCAATGAGAAGAATGCAGCGGTGAATGGGCTTCACTGGTTCCTGGACATGCTTTATGAATCCAGGGTTTCCCAGCCCATCGCTCCGGAACGACAGGATTGGAATCAATTTATGCAGGGCACGACGGCCATGGCCCAGTCAGGTCCCTGGAATTATGGCCGGCTACGTGCGGATGTCCCTGAATTGAATTGGTCCACCATGTTATGGCCTGCCGCTCCGGTAGACGGCGGGCATGCTGGAACTGCGGTGTGGAATAACATGCTGGTCATCCCCGCCAAAGCCAAGAGTCAGGAGGCAGGTTGGGGATTCTTGGAGTTCTGGTGTGGGCTTGATTGGATGTTGGAGCGCCTGGCCATTGGTGACTGGATGGCACCTCGTAAAGATTTCTACGAGACAGCAGAGTACAAAGCCAAGTTGGAGGAATTGCCCATTTTAGCCATGGTGCCTAAGGCGTCAGCTGTCGGTACGCCTCTTGTATATATTCAGCAGAGTGCATTGGACGCCGAGATTCAGCCTGTGTTAGAGGCTGTGATTCTGCGCCAGCGAGAACCGGAAGAAGCTGTACAGGAGCTGGTGGATAAGGGGAATGAGATTTTGGCCAAGGCTGGATATGCATAAGCGAGTTTCCCTCTCCCCGCATCCTGCAGGCTGGGCTCGCCATATTGTAATTGTACGAAATATTGCACGGAAAAGCTGGGCAGGGTGGGGGATCAGCGAGGTGAACATCGTGGAAGTCGACGATTTCAGGTGATGAAAAAGGCGTGTGGCACGCTCTTCCATCTGAAGTAGGAGATACGGGCGTGCCGCATGCCAAGATCAAGATGTAGCGTAGGAGTATGGCGCGTGGCTACCCTGACACGAGAAGTAAAGGCTACACCAGAACAGAAAGCTCGACGGCGGCGGATCTTCTGGAAGCGGTTGCGCAAAACTTGGCCCGGTTATCTATTCGTTAGCCCCGCCGTGTTACTCATTTCGATTTTCTCGTACATTTCCATTGCCTTCTCTCTATATATTTCTTTTTTTGAATATGACATCATAACCGAGAATCGCCCTTTTGTTGGATTGGAGAACTATGTCCGGGCGGTCGGCGACAGCCTGGTGCGCATTGGGTTTCGCAACACGTTGGTTTACGTCGTCGTGATCGTGCCGGCCATCACAGGTATTTCGCTAATATTGGCGGTTTTAGGAAATCAGGTCCGTCAGGGCAGGGCTATCTTTCGAACAATTTTCTTTATTCCCACCATTACCCCGGTGGTCGTCACATCCATGCTATGGGTATGGCTCTACGAGCCCAATGGTGGGGTCAATCAGCTCCTCAAGATGGTGGGAATCAAGGGCCCCAACTGGCTGTTTGATCCGCTGACGGCCTTGCCCGCGATCATCATCATGACAGTCTGGGGGGCAGTTGGCTATTATATGATCATTTTCTTGGCCGGCCTGGCCGAGATCCCTCAGGTCTACTATGAAGCAGCCAAGGTGGACGGCGCCACCTCCTGGCATACTTTCTGGCATATTACTATTCCTCTGCTGCGCAATTCTATGATCTTTGTCGTGGTAACCCTGACCATTGCTGCATTCCAGGTCTTTACCCAGGTCTATATCATGACTCGGGGTGGGCCGATGAACGCGACGCAAACTGTGCAGATGGTGGTCTATCGCTATGCCTTCGCCGACTTTGAAATGGGTTATGCTGCCGCCATTTCCTGGCTGCTTTTTGGTGTGATCTTCTTCTTCTCTGCGCTGCAGCTGAAACTTTTTATCTCACGCGAACTGTACTAACACTGGAATACGCATCCCTGGCCCTTGGGAAAATCGTCTCGCCCACAGTAGGGGCGATACGTGGTATCGAGTACCACCCGCTTGAACTGATTCACTCCAATACGAAGCTGGCTACCATGGAACGAGCAATGACTTCTGAACTTTCATCCAGCTCAAAAAGCCGAGCTGGCGCCTGGATCGCCCGGAGGAGCTTCTTATTGCTGATTTATCTGCTCTTGGTAATATTGGCGTTCAGCATGATCTTCCCCTATTTATGGATGCTGGCCAATTCATTTAAGAGTCGTACGGATTTTTTCACCAATCCATACTCCCTGATTCCCATGCCACCCACGTTGAGCACTTATCAGGATGCATTGAATATTGGCCGTATGAATGTGTATATGGTCAACAGTTTGTTGTATGCCGGTACAGTGCTGTTGGTTCAGCTCTTTATTAACTCCTTAGCTGCCTACGCCTTCGCACGGGTTGACTTTCCAGGTCGGGAGGCGCTTTTCCTCGCTGTATTGGCGACCCTGATGTTGCCAGGATCGGTAACGTTGATTCCAACCTTTTTGATCGCTCACGCTTTAGGGCTAACCAACACTTTCTGGGGGGTGGTCATACCAGGATTTGCTTCTGCTTTTGGTATCTTCTTGTTGCGTCAATTTTTCTTAAATATCCCACGTGAACTAGAAGATGCCGCCTGGATTGACGGGTCTGGTTTTTTTAGCACCTATTGGCGCATCATGGTGCCGTTGGCGAAGCCGGCTATGGTGACGTTGGGGGTTTTCATCTTTCTCAGTGAATGGAGTTCCTTTGTCTGGCCGTTGATTGTATTATCCGATTGGAAAAAATATCCGGTTACAGTGGGTATCGCCCTCTTCCGGGATGTGAATGCAATCGATTGGCCCTCTGTATTTGCAGGTTCCACGATAGTCTCTTTCCCCATCATCATCCTTTTCATTATTGCCCAGGAATACATCATCGGCGGCATCAGCCTTTCTGGACTGAAGGGTTGACGGCGGGACGCTCCCTATGTTGTTCAATCGTCGCTATCGGTTGTTGTCTTCCCCACAAGCATATAACCTGGCCCAACTGTTTTAGACCACATGAATAGGAGAACGTTATGTTGCAGGTCGGCATCATCGGCTATGGCCGGCGCATTGCTCATATGGCGAAGATGTTGGGGATCTATGGCATTCCTTATCGTATCGCTGCGATAGCCGATCCGCGTTGGCGGGAGATCCAGGCGCAAGAGGATGCTTTCCTCTCTGAGACTCGTTTTTATCCAGACGTCGAACAGCTTTTGGCGCACGAAAGCAACCTGGATGGAGTCATGATCGGCACTCGTTGCCATCTTCATACAGAGATGGCCTGTAAAATAGCCCCCCTCCAGCTTCCCCTGTTTATCGAGAAGCCAGTGGCAATTACATTCGAACAATTGAGACAGCTGGCAGAATGTTACAGCGCGTATCCAGCCCCGACGGTCGTCTCTTTCCCATTACGCCTGAGTCCCTTGTTACAGCGAGTTAAGGAGATCGTTGACTCCGGTCAGGTCGGAACAATCGAACATGTAGTTGCCTTCAATGATGTACCCTATGGCAGTGGCTATTTTCGCAGTTGGCATCGGAATTTTGCGCTGAATGGGGGGCTCTGGCTCCAGAAAGCTACCCACGATTTAGATTATATTAACTATTTGTTAAACCAGAAACCCCATTGGATCAGCGCCATGAACGCCCGCCGTGTCTATGGTGGTGATATGCCCTTTGATCTCCAATGTCAAGACTGCCATCTGCGCGAAACCTGCCCCGAGAGTCCTTTTACCCGGTTCCGGTTCGGCTTTGAGCAGGGCGAGGTTGAATATTTCGGCCAGCGTAATTACTGTGTTTTTTCCAAAGGGTTTGAATTGGAGGATATGGGGAGTTGTCTTTTGGAATATGCCAATGGGGTGCAGGTGAGCTATACCCAGAATTTCTTTGCCCGTTATAAGGCAGCCCGCCGGGGTGCCCGTCTATACGGCTACAAGGGCACCATCGAGTTTGACTGGTATCAAAATCGGATTCAGGTGTTCAGCCATACGTCACCGACGGTAGATACCATTGAATTCACGGGCAACATGCCCCATTTTGGTGGGGATCGGGAACTCTGCTACGATTTTCTTATGGCCATGCGTGATGGGCAACCTTCTCGAAGTCCTATGCAAGCCGGCATCGTCAGCGCTCTGACCTGCCTGTGGGCCCGGGAATCATCACGAACACGTCAGGCATGCGAAGTTCAGATGCCCATTGGGATTGCGGGCTGAGCATCTTTGATCTTCTTGATCTTGCCGTGTGCGCGACCTACCCCGGCGGCTGCACAGGCAGGGTAAAATAAAATGTCGACCCCCGGCCCGGCGTGGAGGTGGCCCAGATGCGCCCGCCGTGGCGTTCCACCACCTTCCGGCAGATGGCCAGGCCGACCCCGGTGCCCGGATAGGTCTCCCGGTCATGGAGCCGTTGAAAGATGGCAAAGATACGATCCAGGTGTTCGGCTGCTACACCGATGCCGTTGTCGGTCACTGAGAAGAGCCACTCGTCCCCCTGTCGCTGAACCCCAATGTGGATGCGCGGGGCATCTTCACCCCGGTACTGGATGGCATTGGCGATCAGATTTTCAAAGAGGACCAGGAGTTGGGAGATGTCGCCCGTGATGGTGGGCAGGGGGGCGTGGGTGATTACCGCTCCACTTTCGGCGATGGGCTCCTGCAGTTGATCCAAAACATGCCGGAGCAGTTCCTCGCCCTCAACAGGCTGGAACAGCATCCCCCAGGTTCCCTCTCGGGTGTAGATCATCAGGTCATTGCTGAGCTGGTGCGCTGTCTGGGCTGCCTCGGTGACCCGCGCCAACACTTCCTCGATCAGGAGATCATGCTGTGGGTCCAGCCGCGCTTCCAGATGGCGCAGCTCATCCACGATGGCCCGCAGCGGCTTCTGCATCTCATAGGAGACCATATAGGCAAATTGCTCCAGCTCCGCATTGGAACGGGCCAGCGCCTCCTCGGCCTTCTTCCGCTCGGTGATGTCCCGGCTGATCCCCACCAGGCCGATGATCTCGCCCCGTTCGTTGCGCAGGGGAACCTTGGTGGTGAGAAGCCACTGCTGCTCTCCCGAGGGGGTGATGGTCTGTTCCTCCCGATTGATGAGGGGCTGGCCGCTCTGGATGATCGCCTGCTCGTCGGCATAGTAGCGCTCGGCCAATTCCCGGGGAAAGATGTCAAAGTCGGTCTTGCCGGCCACCTCTTCCTGGCTTCGGCCGCCCAACACCTGGAGATGGGCCCGGTTATTGACCACAAAACGGCTTTCCCGGTCTTTAATAAAGATATAATCCGGCAGATGATCGATCAGGGTGCGCAGTTGGTGCCTCTCCCGGGCCAGTGCCTCCTGGGCCAGCTCAAGCTGCTGCTGGACCGCTTCCAGCTCTGCCACCCGCTGCCGGAGGGTCGCCACCTCAGCCCGCAGGGCGGCTTCGTCTGCTGAATGGTGTGCCATCGCTCCCTCTCACTCTGACTCGCTCTGAAAAATCGCCGATCAACCGGCCCCAGAGCCCTCCGCCCCCACTGGTCAGATACCCGATTTCCTGCCCAAAAAAGTTTAAAGATGGGCACAGGGTTTGGGTGTCCCTCGATCTTGTAATAAACTACTATGGCCTGGCGTAGATACCGCGGCAGAAATTCGACGGCCTTCCCTCTGGCGGAAACCCTCGGCGAATTCCTGCTGGGGTTTACTACTGTATCAGGCGCTCGTATGGTTGTCAACGCCTGAAAAAATGGTCGTTTTGTGCACCATTTTGTTTGTGCACTCTTGTTTGTGCACCATTTGGTCCAGGTATTGCCTCCAGCGCTATTCTGCCTCTGCCGGCACGGCGTCGCTTCTGTTTCTCCTTGCCATTTTGTCGACCGTTTTGATCGATTGTTGCGGTACAGGCGATAATCTTTCCCATTCAAGCCAGCACCATCCCAGTCAAGGAGTCAAAGGCTTATGGACGTGGTGAGAGTCGGTATCGTGGGTATGGGCATCGGCCGCCCCAACGCCCTGGGCATTGCCCGCAACCCTCGAGGTCGGGTGGTCGCCCTCTGCGATTTGTTGGAAGAGCGCATGCAGGAGTTCGCTCAAGAGCTGCCTGAGCCGGTGAAATTCTACACCGACTATGAGGCCATGTGCCGCGACCCGGAAATCGATGCCGTCTTCGTGGGCACGCCGAACCAGTACCACGTGCCGGTTGCCCTGGCCGCCATTCGCCACGGCAAGCATGTCCTGGTCACCAAACCCCTGGCCGACTCGGTGGAGGCCGCCAGGGAGCTGGTGGAGGCGGCGGAAGCCTCGGGCCTGGTCAACATGATGTCCCTCTCCACCCGCTTCTCCGAGGAGGTCCAATACCTGGGCGATCTGCAGCGCCAGGGGATGTTGGGGGAAGTCTACTATGCCCGGGCCCGCAGCGTACGCCGGCGGGGCATCCCGGCCTGGAGCCTGGGCTTCATCCAGGCCGGCGGGGGCGCCTTCCGCGACATGGGCGTGCACGTGCTGGATTCTGTCTGGTGGCTGCTGGGCATGCCCCGGCCCATCTCGGTGAGTGGCGTGGCGGGCGCCCGCTTTGGCCCCCGAGGGCAGGGCTACTTCGGCCGCTTCATCCAGCCGCCCGAGGAGCTGGCCCGCCAATACGCGGCCGACGACTACGCCGGCGGGTTCATCCGCTTCGAGAACGACATCGGCCTGCAGGTGGAGAGCTTCTGGGCCTCCCACCAGCCTGGGGACCTCCAGATCGAGCTTTTCGGCACCGAGGCCGGCGCCCGGCTGCGTCCCCTGACCCTCTATCGCACGGTCAACGGCGTCGACCAGGATATCGCCGTCACCCTCTCTGGCAAGCCCCGGGAAGCCGTCTGGGAGGTCATTGCCGATCACTTTATCCGTTGCATCCTGGATGGGACGCCCTGTGCCGCTCCCCTGCGCCACGGGCTTGTGGTCCAGGAAATGATGGAGGCACTGCTGGAAAGTGCCCGAACTGGTGCGGAGGTACGCCTGGCCTGATGTGCAGGAGCCAGAGGTACCTCCGCTGTTGAAGGCCATTGCCGGACCCATGGGTAGAACTTCTTTCACCGACTTCTGGCGCTGGTTCACATCGCCGTTTCAATGGATCCAGGGGGTTGGGCAGCGACACCAGGCCCGCTTTTTCACAGAACTTTCCCTGGGCATGATCGTGTTCGGGCTGTTGTTCCTCCTGATCCAGGCGATGGTCGCTCCGCCGCCGCCGTGGCACGCGACCCAGGTCCGGCTGATGTTGGGGGCCCTTGTGATCAACCTCTTCCTCTATCTCTTCAGCAGTACCCGCCATCAGAATTTGGCGGCGGGTGCGGCGATTGCCCTGGCTTCGGCGGTGCCCTTCCTGGTCGCCTGGCCCCTCAGCCAGCCCTATCAGGTGGCTGCCCTCTACTTCCTGGTTCTGCCGGTGGTCTTCAGCAGCATCTTCTACCGTAGCCTGGTGGCCATCGCCGTGGCCAGCGCCAACATGGCCGGTGTGCTGGCCCTGGCCTGGCTGCTGCCGGGCGCCCTCCGGGCTCAGGTTCTGACAGGACCGTTGCTCTTTCTGGCGCTCTCCGTCCCCTTTGTGCTGGTGGCCGCCCGCTACTACCGCCACATGGAGCTGTACCATGTGCGACAGATCGAGGGGCATGAGGCCCATCTGCGCCGGGCCGTGGCCGACACCCGCTCTCGCCTCAAGGAGCAGACCATCCTGCGCCGGGCCAGCACCATCGTCTCCACCACCCTGGAGCTGGAGGAGGTACTCCGGCTGATTGCGGAGCAGATGGGCTTCGCCATGGATGCCTCCAGCGTGCGCCTCTATCCCCTGCAGCCCGGTCCCACCGGCGACGCCCCACCGGCCGACTATTTCAGCGACCGGGCCACGCCAGCAGAGCGGACCGTGCCGGCCGACGCTGCCACCCTGGAGCCGCTGCTGGCCGAGGCCGCCGGGCTGCTGGAAACCCAGGAAGTCCTCACCCTGGCCAGGGAGCAGTCCGGGCTCACCGACCTGCAACGAGCCTATCTTCAGCACCACGATCTGGCCGTGGCCATGGTCCTGCCCATCCGTTTGGATGGAACCCTCATCGCCCTGGCCATTATCGGAGACAGCCGCCCCCGGCGGGATTTTAGTCGGGAGGATCTGGGGCTGGGCCTGAGCCTGGCCCAACTGGCCGCAGTGGCCATCCGCAACGCCCGCCTTTATCGCCAGGCCCAGCAGGAAATCGCAGAGCGAAAGCAGGCAGAATCTCAGCTGCGCAAGGTGGCCAGCGAGTTGGAGCAGCAGACCCGCATGTTGGATACGGTCTTCGCCTCCACGCCCGACCACTACTACGTGCTGGATCGGTCCGGTCACTTCCTGTACGTCAACCCACCTGTGCTGCGTTTTTTGCGACGCCAGGCCGAGGAGGTGTTGGGCAAGAGCTGGCGGGACCTGGGGTTCCCGGCCGCGGCCTGCGAGGTGTTTGAGCGCCAGATGGCCCAGGCCCTGGCCCAGGAGACGGCCATCGCCGGCGAGCTCCAGTACGACTTTCGGGACCGGGCGTACTGGGTGGAGTCGATTTTCATCCCCGTGCAGGGGGAGCAAGGAACGGCCCAGACGGTGGTGGCGGCCATGCGGGACATCAGCGAGCGCAAGCGGAGCGAAGAGCTCCTCCGCCAGGCCCACAAGATGGAGAGCCTGGGCATCATGGCCAGTGGCATCGCCCACGACTTCAACAACCTGCTGGCGGCCGTCCTGGGCCAGAACAGCCTGGCCCTGATGAAGCTCTCCCAGGAGGAGCCGGCCCGCGCCCATGTGGAGAAAGCCAACCGCGCCGCCGAACAG
The DNA window shown above is from Litorilinea aerophila and carries:
- a CDS encoding ABC transporter substrate-binding protein — translated: MKMLDRKLSRRRFLAISAASTGAILAAACAPAQAPSAGSGEVSAPANATQTVIYWDWWGPTGSAANQALFERLPNALQEHRADLELDYQNVPFGEYFRKFLAAHAAGDVPDVMHCSVYWARDFFDRGAILDLMPFIEVTPDLAPEQFIPGSLLQATKGPAQYGVPGEGPDSNQIFFNLDLFEEAGVTTDADEIATWDWNDFTDAAKELTKMDGDEVVQSGFLVATPTAQTLSVWASCHGVDFYSKNADGIENGVGFNEKNAAVNGLHWFLDMLYESRVSQPIAPERQDWNQFMQGTTAMAQSGPWNYGRLRADVPELNWSTMLWPAAPVDGGHAGTAVWNNMLVIPAKAKSQEAGWGFLEFWCGLDWMLERLAIGDWMAPRKDFYETAEYKAKLEELPILAMVPKASAVGTPLVYIQQSALDAEIQPVLEAVILRQREPEEAVQELVDKGNEILAKAGYA
- a CDS encoding carbohydrate ABC transporter permease, coding for MATLTREVKATPEQKARRRRIFWKRLRKTWPGYLFVSPAVLLISIFSYISIAFSLYISFFEYDIITENRPFVGLENYVRAVGDSLVRIGFRNTLVYVVVIVPAITGISLILAVLGNQVRQGRAIFRTIFFIPTITPVVVTSMLWVWLYEPNGGVNQLLKMVGIKGPNWLFDPLTALPAIIIMTVWGAVGYYMIIFLAGLAEIPQVYYEAAKVDGATSWHTFWHITIPLLRNSMIFVVVTLTIAAFQVFTQVYIMTRGGPMNATQTVQMVVYRYAFADFEMGYAAAISWLLFGVIFFFSALQLKLFISRELY
- a CDS encoding carbohydrate ABC transporter permease, with product MERAMTSELSSSSKSRAGAWIARRSFLLLIYLLLVILAFSMIFPYLWMLANSFKSRTDFFTNPYSLIPMPPTLSTYQDALNIGRMNVYMVNSLLYAGTVLLVQLFINSLAAYAFARVDFPGREALFLAVLATLMLPGSVTLIPTFLIAHALGLTNTFWGVVIPGFASAFGIFLLRQFFLNIPRELEDAAWIDGSGFFSTYWRIMVPLAKPAMVTLGVFIFLSEWSSFVWPLIVLSDWKKYPVTVGIALFRDVNAIDWPSVFAGSTIVSFPIIILFIIAQEYIIGGISLSGLKG
- a CDS encoding Gfo/Idh/MocA family protein codes for the protein MLQVGIIGYGRRIAHMAKMLGIYGIPYRIAAIADPRWREIQAQEDAFLSETRFYPDVEQLLAHESNLDGVMIGTRCHLHTEMACKIAPLQLPLFIEKPVAITFEQLRQLAECYSAYPAPTVVSFPLRLSPLLQRVKEIVDSGQVGTIEHVVAFNDVPYGSGYFRSWHRNFALNGGLWLQKATHDLDYINYLLNQKPHWISAMNARRVYGGDMPFDLQCQDCHLRETCPESPFTRFRFGFEQGEVEYFGQRNYCVFSKGFELEDMGSCLLEYANGVQVSYTQNFFARYKAARRGARLYGYKGTIEFDWYQNRIQVFSHTSPTVDTIEFTGNMPHFGGDRELCYDFLMAMRDGQPSRSPMQAGIVSALTCLWARESSRTRQACEVQMPIGIAG
- a CDS encoding sensor histidine kinase — translated: MAHHSADEAALRAEVATLRQRVAELEAVQQQLELAQEALARERHQLRTLIDHLPDYIFIKDRESRFVVNNRAHLQVLGGRSQEEVAGKTDFDIFPRELAERYYADEQAIIQSGQPLINREEQTITPSGEQQWLLTTKVPLRNERGEIIGLVGISRDITERKKAEEALARSNAELEQFAYMVSYEMQKPLRAIVDELRHLEARLDPQHDLLIEEVLARVTEAAQTAHQLSNDLMIYTREGTWGMLFQPVEGEELLRHVLDQLQEPIAESGAVITHAPLPTITGDISQLLVLFENLIANAIQYRGEDAPRIHIGVQRQGDEWLFSVTDNGIGVAAEHLDRIFAIFQRLHDRETYPGTGVGLAICRKVVERHGGRIWATSTPGRGSTFYFTLPVQPPG
- a CDS encoding Gfo/Idh/MocA family protein, with amino-acid sequence MDVVRVGIVGMGIGRPNALGIARNPRGRVVALCDLLEERMQEFAQELPEPVKFYTDYEAMCRDPEIDAVFVGTPNQYHVPVALAAIRHGKHVLVTKPLADSVEAARELVEAAEASGLVNMMSLSTRFSEEVQYLGDLQRQGMLGEVYYARARSVRRRGIPAWSLGFIQAGGGAFRDMGVHVLDSVWWLLGMPRPISVSGVAGARFGPRGQGYFGRFIQPPEELARQYAADDYAGGFIRFENDIGLQVESFWASHQPGDLQIELFGTEAGARLRPLTLYRTVNGVDQDIAVTLSGKPREAVWEVIADHFIRCILDGTPCAAPLRHGLVVQEMMEALLESARTGAEVRLA
- a CDS encoding GAF domain-containing sensor histidine kinase, with protein sequence MGRTSFTDFWRWFTSPFQWIQGVGQRHQARFFTELSLGMIVFGLLFLLIQAMVAPPPPWHATQVRLMLGALVINLFLYLFSSTRHQNLAAGAAIALASAVPFLVAWPLSQPYQVAALYFLVLPVVFSSIFYRSLVAIAVASANMAGVLALAWLLPGALRAQVLTGPLLFLALSVPFVLVAARYYRHMELYHVRQIEGHEAHLRRAVADTRSRLKEQTILRRASTIVSTTLELEEVLRLIAEQMGFAMDASSVRLYPLQPGPTGDAPPADYFSDRATPAERTVPADAATLEPLLAEAAGLLETQEVLTLAREQSGLTDLQRAYLQHHDLAVAMVLPIRLDGTLIALAIIGDSRPRRDFSREDLGLGLSLAQLAAVAIRNARLYRQAQQEIAERKQAESQLRKVASELEQQTRMLDTVFASTPDHYYVLDRSGHFLYVNPPVLRFLRRQAEEVLGKSWRDLGFPAAACEVFERQMAQALAQETAIAGELQYDFRDRAYWVESIFIPVQGEQGTAQTVVAAMRDISERKRSEELLRQAHKMESLGIMASGIAHDFNNLLAAVLGQNSLALMKLSQEEPARAHVEKANRAAEQAARLTQQMLAYSGRGSFSLSVLDLNGLIRQHSSTFQAALPPQAKLEMDLAPDLPPIHADATQIQQLLMNLILNAGEAIGQEHGRVAVRTRTVALQAGELPHPLYAGENLAPGQYVRLTVEDDGCGMDAETLTRIFDPFFTTKFTGRGLGLAVVLGIVQGHQAGIQVHSEVGVGTTFHIYFTVADEIPGYLRSFLDPEDHRGDT